A section of the Verrucomicrobiota bacterium genome encodes:
- a CDS encoding carboxy terminal-processing peptidase codes for MSFLTKKLFPLLLLLLVPRIGASTTNATNKTASTDMSPVAATVARMLEQGHYLHPLSLSEKNPPRLESERPETMSERVLKNYFNILDYTHLYFTKGDIDEFNQRFSPTLAPDILRGDLAAPREIFTRFRQRVEDRVAKDKSLAAAPHDFTSSKSVEIDRKKAPWPSDLQEADRLWSDRIEAELLQESLNEHPVNPPAKVVSKRYDQFLKSVNEQSDEDVIKTFLVALSQSYDPHSEYMSPSDMENFNIQMRLSLVGIGAVLRTDDGYAKIVEVVPGGPADKDGRLKANDRIAAVGQGKEPFEDVVDMKLDKVVEKIRGAKGSQVRIQVIPANATDPSKRHVIEITREEVKLKESEAKGEVIDSTNTEGKNVKIGWLTVPSFYAEMDKHGAGDAKSTTKDVRRIVERMKKEGIEGLIIDLRRDGGGSLEEAINLTGLFVGSGPVVQAKDANGKVTVAKDDEGEPFYTGPVVVLANRLSASASEIFAAALQDYGRAVIVGDQRSFGKGTVQTLLDVGKFMPLFHDEGSKAGSLKLTIQKFYRVSGGSTQHRGVLSDIVLPSPTDTPEIGESSLPNPLAYDEVDPQPVNKFAFTSPFLESLKQRSAERVSKDSEFRYINEDMKRFREKLDLNQLSLNEKVRKEELAQEKARKQDRKKERKLHPALEPTAYEVTLDTLDKPALPKVTLKKKPAREKAKDPDAEDDDADVAQTPDPIRHEAINIIQDLTSDMQNLRTAKTAQGG; via the coding sequence ATGAGTTTCCTGACAAAGAAGTTGTTTCCACTGCTGCTCTTGTTGCTGGTTCCTAGGATTGGTGCCTCTACGACCAATGCCACCAACAAAACTGCCTCCACGGACATGTCTCCTGTTGCTGCTACCGTAGCACGGATGCTGGAACAGGGGCATTACCTTCACCCACTCTCCCTTTCTGAAAAGAATCCCCCGCGTCTTGAGTCCGAGAGGCCGGAGACGATGTCGGAGCGGGTTCTTAAGAACTATTTTAATATCCTCGATTACACACATCTCTATTTCACCAAGGGGGATATTGACGAGTTTAACCAGCGCTTTTCCCCAACACTCGCCCCGGATATCCTCCGTGGCGACCTGGCGGCTCCACGCGAGATCTTTACGAGATTTCGCCAGAGAGTTGAGGACCGTGTAGCCAAGGATAAGAGCCTGGCTGCGGCCCCCCACGACTTTACCAGTTCCAAGAGTGTCGAGATTGACCGCAAGAAAGCGCCTTGGCCCTCCGATCTCCAAGAAGCTGATCGCCTCTGGTCGGATCGGATCGAAGCCGAACTTCTTCAGGAAAGTCTCAATGAGCATCCCGTGAATCCCCCCGCCAAAGTGGTCAGCAAACGATATGATCAGTTCCTCAAGAGCGTCAATGAGCAGAGTGACGAGGATGTGATCAAGACCTTCCTTGTGGCGCTTTCCCAGAGCTATGATCCGCATTCCGAGTACATGAGTCCCTCAGACATGGAGAATTTCAACATCCAGATGAGGCTCTCTCTGGTGGGAATCGGTGCCGTCCTCCGAACCGACGACGGCTATGCGAAAATCGTGGAGGTTGTTCCGGGGGGGCCTGCTGACAAGGATGGAAGACTGAAGGCCAATGATCGGATCGCTGCCGTTGGCCAGGGTAAGGAACCCTTCGAGGATGTGGTCGACATGAAGCTGGACAAGGTCGTGGAGAAGATCCGTGGGGCCAAGGGAAGCCAAGTGCGCATTCAGGTAATCCCTGCCAACGCCACCGATCCCTCGAAGCGTCATGTCATCGAGATCACACGCGAAGAAGTGAAACTCAAGGAGTCCGAGGCCAAGGGTGAAGTGATCGATTCCACCAATACCGAAGGCAAGAACGTCAAGATCGGATGGCTCACCGTTCCTTCGTTCTATGCCGAGATGGACAAGCATGGTGCAGGGGATGCGAAGAGCACCACCAAGGATGTCCGCCGGATTGTCGAACGCATGAAGAAGGAGGGGATCGAGGGACTGATCATCGATCTGAGGCGCGATGGCGGCGGCTCCCTCGAGGAGGCGATCAACCTGACGGGGCTTTTTGTCGGTAGCGGCCCCGTCGTGCAGGCCAAGGATGCCAATGGGAAAGTCACCGTCGCAAAGGATGATGAGGGAGAGCCCTTTTACACAGGTCCCGTTGTCGTTTTGGCGAACCGTCTCAGTGCCTCTGCCAGTGAGATTTTTGCCGCAGCCCTCCAGGATTACGGGCGGGCGGTGATCGTCGGCGACCAGCGGAGTTTCGGCAAGGGAACCGTCCAGACGCTTCTGGATGTCGGCAAGTTCATGCCGCTTTTTCATGACGAGGGTTCCAAGGCCGGATCGCTTAAGCTCACGATCCAGAAGTTCTACCGTGTCTCGGGGGGGTCCACCCAGCACCGGGGCGTGCTTTCCGACATCGTGCTCCCGTCGCCCACGGATACTCCGGAGATAGGAGAGAGTTCCCTTCCCAACCCACTTGCCTACGACGAGGTTGACCCGCAGCCCGTCAATAAGTTCGCCTTCACATCACCATTCCTCGAGAGCCTCAAACAACGTTCCGCCGAGCGAGTCTCCAAAGATTCCGAGTTTCGGTACATCAATGAGGACATGAAGCGTTTTCGTGAGAAGCTCGACCTGAATCAGCTTTCGCTCAATGAAAAGGTCCGCAAGGAAGAGCTCGCCCAAGAAAAGGCCCGCAAACAGGATCGTAAGAAGGAGCGCAAGCTTCATCCCGCGCTGGAACCCACGGCCTATGAGGTTACGCTCGACACCCTCGACAAACCCGCTCTCCCCAAAGTCACTCTCAAGAAGAAGCCTGCTAGGGAAAAGGCCAAGGATCCTGATGCCGAGGATGATGACGCCGATGTTGCCCAGACTCCCGATCCCATCCGTCACGAGGCCATCAACATTATCCAGGATTTGACTTCCGATATGCAAAACCTTCGCACGGCAAAAACGGCCCAAGGCGGTTAG